The following are encoded in a window of Mustela nigripes isolate SB6536 chromosome 1, MUSNIG.SB6536, whole genome shotgun sequence genomic DNA:
- the MMP7 gene encoding matrilysin isoform X1 → MLLTVLCALCLLPSALALPLPREAGGMSEPQWRQAQDYLRRFYPSNSETREADSFEARLKRMQTFFRLPVTGVLTPRLVEIMQKPRCGVPDVADYSLFPAQPKWNSRVVTYRVISYTRDLPRVTVNQLVSKALALWSREIPLSFRRVLAGTADIMIGFARGAHGDYYPFDGPGNTLAHAFAPGPGLGGDAHFDEDERWTDGSRLGVNFLVTATHELGHSLGLSHSSDPNAVMYPTYRVGESKNFRLSPDDIKGIQKLYGEKSNLRKN, encoded by the exons ATGCTGCTGACCGTGCTGTGCGCCCTTTGTCTGCTGCCCAGCGCGCTGGCCTTGCCGCTCCCCCGGGAGGCAGGGGGCATGAGTGAGCCACAGTGGAGACAGGCTCAG GACTATCTCAGGAGGTTTTATCCGTCCAACTCAGAAACGAGGGAGGCCGACAGCTTCGAAGCCAGACTCAAGCGGATGCAGACTTTCTTCCGCCTGCCCGTGACGGGGGTCCTGACCCCCCGCCTGGTGGAAATAATGCAGAAGCCCAGGTGTGGGGTCCCCGACGTCGCCGACTACTCCCTCTTCCCAGCCCAGCCGAAGTGGAATTCCCGAGTCGTCACCTACAG GGTCATATCGTACACGCGAGACCTGCCGCGGGTCACCGTCAATCAACTCGTGTCAAAGGCTTTGGCCTTGTGGAGCAGGGAGATCCCGCTGTCCTTCCGGAGAGTGTTAGCGGGCACGGCGGACATCATGATCGGCTTTGCGAGAGGAG CTCACGGGGACTACTACCCATTTGATGGACCGGGAAACACCCTGGCCCACGCCTTTGCACCCGGGCCAGGTCTGGGAGGGGACGCACACTTTGATGAGGACGAGCGCTGGACGGACGGCAGCAGACTAG GAGTTAACTTCCTGGTCACGGCGACCCACGAACTTGGCCATTCTTTGGGCCTCAGTCACTCATCTGATCCCAATGCCGTGATGTATCCAACCTACAGAGTCGGAGAGTCCAAGAATTTCAGACTTTCACCAGATGACATCAAAGGAATCCAGAAGTTATACG GAGAGAAGAGCAATTTGAGGAAGAATTAG
- the MMP7 gene encoding matrilysin isoform X2, whose protein sequence is MLLTVLCALCLLPSALALPLPREAGGMSEPQWRQAQDYLRRFYPSNSETREADSFEARLKRMQTFFRLPVTGVLTPRLVEIMQKPRVISYTRDLPRVTVNQLVSKALALWSREIPLSFRRVLAGTADIMIGFARGAHGDYYPFDGPGNTLAHAFAPGPGLGGDAHFDEDERWTDGSRLGVNFLVTATHELGHSLGLSHSSDPNAVMYPTYRVGESKNFRLSPDDIKGIQKLYGEKSNLRKN, encoded by the exons ATGCTGCTGACCGTGCTGTGCGCCCTTTGTCTGCTGCCCAGCGCGCTGGCCTTGCCGCTCCCCCGGGAGGCAGGGGGCATGAGTGAGCCACAGTGGAGACAGGCTCAG GACTATCTCAGGAGGTTTTATCCGTCCAACTCAGAAACGAGGGAGGCCGACAGCTTCGAAGCCAGACTCAAGCGGATGCAGACTTTCTTCCGCCTGCCCGTGACGGGGGTCCTGACCCCCCGCCTGGTGGAAATAATGCAGAAGCCCAG GGTCATATCGTACACGCGAGACCTGCCGCGGGTCACCGTCAATCAACTCGTGTCAAAGGCTTTGGCCTTGTGGAGCAGGGAGATCCCGCTGTCCTTCCGGAGAGTGTTAGCGGGCACGGCGGACATCATGATCGGCTTTGCGAGAGGAG CTCACGGGGACTACTACCCATTTGATGGACCGGGAAACACCCTGGCCCACGCCTTTGCACCCGGGCCAGGTCTGGGAGGGGACGCACACTTTGATGAGGACGAGCGCTGGACGGACGGCAGCAGACTAG GAGTTAACTTCCTGGTCACGGCGACCCACGAACTTGGCCATTCTTTGGGCCTCAGTCACTCATCTGATCCCAATGCCGTGATGTATCCAACCTACAGAGTCGGAGAGTCCAAGAATTTCAGACTTTCACCAGATGACATCAAAGGAATCCAGAAGTTATACG GAGAGAAGAGCAATTTGAGGAAGAATTAG